The Arthrobacter russicus genome has a segment encoding these proteins:
- a CDS encoding glycerophosphodiester phosphodiesterase, protein MTLVYAHRGASAQFAEHTRAAYLRAIADGADGVECDVHLTADQQVVLLHDATLDRTSDGTGAVSEQTLAELRELDVSSWKGADIPDEFGSRSQQFLTLDELLEILLAAGRPIGLAIEFKHPDPFGNRLEEAALEVLLARGWLPQSSTLGNLTVSFMSFDPDSLKYLLATVPGKHLCQLVAAVDVEEIRKELGFGPLAAAGAAAAMRIAVVEAERMLDDGEVDLAGPGVAYLRTQQHRIKQWQEAGRRFRVWTVDEPEDLEFCVAAGVQEVTTNQPAAILALLGR, encoded by the coding sequence ATGACTTTGGTTTATGCCCACCGCGGTGCCAGCGCGCAATTCGCCGAGCATACTCGAGCCGCCTATTTGCGGGCCATCGCCGACGGCGCCGACGGTGTTGAGTGCGATGTCCATCTGACCGCGGACCAACAGGTGGTGCTGTTGCACGATGCCACCTTGGACCGGACGTCCGACGGCACCGGTGCCGTCTCCGAGCAGACCTTGGCCGAACTGCGCGAGCTCGATGTCAGCTCCTGGAAAGGCGCTGACATCCCGGATGAGTTCGGCAGCCGCTCACAACAATTCCTGACCCTCGATGAGCTGCTGGAGATCCTGCTCGCCGCCGGGCGCCCGATCGGCCTGGCCATCGAGTTCAAGCATCCTGACCCGTTCGGGAACCGGCTCGAAGAAGCCGCACTGGAGGTGCTGCTGGCGCGCGGTTGGCTGCCGCAGAGTTCGACCCTGGGGAATCTGACCGTTTCCTTCATGAGTTTCGACCCGGATTCGCTCAAGTATTTGCTGGCCACGGTGCCCGGGAAACACCTCTGCCAATTGGTGGCCGCGGTGGACGTGGAGGAAATTCGGAAAGAGCTGGGCTTCGGCCCGTTGGCGGCGGCCGGTGCGGCTGCGGCTATGCGGATCGCGGTGGTGGAAGCCGAGCGGATGCTTGACGACGGCGAGGTGGACCTGGCCGGTCCGGGGGTGGCGTACCTGCGGACGCAGCAGCACCGGATCAAGCAGTGGCAGGAGGCTGGACGCCGGTTCCGGGTCTGGACCGTGGACGAACCCGAGGACCTGGAATTCTGTGTGGCCGCGGGGGTGCAGGAAGTCACCACGAACCAGCCGGCAGCAATCCTGGCGCTGCTCGGCCGCTAG